A single genomic interval of Legionella israelensis harbors:
- a CDS encoding SulP family inorganic anion transporter, producing the protein MKKKAMLTYFTEYERFFPFLAWWPELKHWPILRADLIAGISVAMLLIPQSMAYARLAGLPAYYGLYAAFIPPIVASLFGSSRILSTGPVAITSLITAAALQPIIASGTSNYLLYVILLTLMAGVIQLLLGILRLGIVLNFVSHPVLLGFTNAAALIIATAQLGSLLGVPSLSFSRHYQTVWQVLTDSLNNTHWPTVAISLVAFVSIAICRKFWPRSPRILVAVIITTLISWLSGYEKSKVIHIENIISDPIREMLSSYQRYPQEFRQLSQTVEETMKKLQTSIKEAGETAEKTAQAMNKVSEAKWELERRMIKHNLNAIHIQQLRLRKVTTNDNHSGYVVANNMTPIGKMASQSWRVAQIDDKGQVTIQAGGKIVGSIPKGLPEFQMPSLEWERITQLFLAALVIALIGFMEATTITRYLATESKETLDVNQELIGQGLAKITGSFFQSMPVSGAFSRTAVNFKAGAKTGFSSIFAGFIVMLVLLWLTPLFYYLPIATLAVVIIIAALGLLNFKEMIKIYRVDIKEGVVTLTTFILTLILAPKLEYAILLGMLISLGVYLNESRKPRFNELTRNEAGDLVEASPEEETCYLISLIRFGGSLYFANASYFEDKILRLIKEKPKSRYIIVDCVSINNIDASGVETLRNLYQRLDEAGIELWFTRLRQPVLRALENGGLVELLGQHHFHKNNEVALNLLSEYLGAKHMNTCPLAQKT; encoded by the coding sequence CGATTTAATAGCGGGGATAAGCGTTGCCATGCTCTTGATTCCACAATCCATGGCTTATGCCAGGTTGGCCGGATTACCGGCGTACTATGGTTTATATGCGGCTTTTATCCCACCCATTGTGGCTTCTCTTTTCGGTTCATCACGGATATTATCCACAGGTCCGGTAGCCATAACCTCCCTGATTACTGCAGCGGCCTTACAGCCCATCATCGCAAGCGGGACGTCGAACTATTTGTTATATGTCATTCTCTTAACTTTAATGGCCGGCGTCATCCAATTATTATTGGGTATCTTACGGCTCGGCATTGTACTTAATTTTGTTTCTCATCCCGTATTGCTGGGTTTTACCAACGCAGCAGCGCTCATCATTGCCACAGCCCAACTGGGCAGCCTGTTAGGCGTTCCTTCTTTATCCTTTTCCCGTCATTATCAAACGGTATGGCAGGTGTTAACGGATTCCTTAAACAATACCCATTGGCCAACCGTAGCCATTTCTCTGGTGGCTTTTGTAAGCATTGCCATTTGTCGAAAATTCTGGCCGCGATCGCCGCGAATTCTGGTCGCGGTCATTATAACCACTTTAATATCCTGGTTATCGGGTTATGAAAAATCAAAAGTCATCCATATTGAAAACATCATCAGTGATCCTATACGGGAAATGTTGAGCAGTTACCAAAGGTATCCACAAGAATTCCGGCAGTTATCGCAAACGGTTGAGGAAACCATGAAAAAACTGCAAACCTCCATTAAGGAAGCCGGAGAAACCGCTGAGAAAACAGCACAAGCGATGAATAAAGTAAGTGAGGCCAAGTGGGAACTGGAGCGCCGCATGATTAAGCATAACTTAAATGCAATCCATATCCAGCAATTAAGGCTACGTAAAGTTACGACCAATGATAATCACTCTGGTTATGTGGTTGCCAATAACATGACTCCAATAGGAAAGATGGCCTCTCAATCGTGGCGCGTAGCGCAAATCGATGATAAGGGGCAGGTGACCATACAGGCAGGCGGAAAAATTGTGGGTAGTATCCCTAAAGGGCTGCCGGAATTTCAAATGCCTTCTCTGGAATGGGAAAGGATCACGCAACTTTTTTTAGCGGCACTGGTTATCGCATTAATAGGTTTCATGGAAGCCACAACGATTACACGATATCTTGCCACTGAGAGTAAAGAAACACTGGATGTCAATCAGGAATTGATTGGTCAGGGATTAGCGAAAATTACAGGAAGCTTTTTTCAGTCCATGCCAGTGTCAGGAGCATTTTCTCGCACGGCAGTAAATTTTAAAGCCGGTGCAAAAACTGGCTTTTCTTCTATCTTTGCCGGTTTTATTGTCATGCTTGTTTTGTTATGGCTAACACCTTTATTTTATTATTTACCGATAGCCACCTTGGCTGTTGTGATTATTATCGCCGCATTAGGGCTTCTTAATTTCAAGGAAATGATTAAGATTTACCGTGTGGATATCAAAGAAGGCGTTGTCACATTAACTACTTTTATCTTAACACTTATTCTTGCACCCAAACTTGAATACGCTATTTTACTCGGCATGCTGATCTCATTAGGCGTATACCTTAATGAATCAAGGAAACCGCGTTTTAATGAACTTACCCGCAATGAAGCCGGCGATCTTGTAGAAGCTTCTCCTGAGGAAGAAACCTGTTATCTCATCAGTTTGATCCGATTTGGCGGATCACTTTATTTTGCCAATGCCTCCTATTTTGAGGATAAAATCCTTAGGCTCATTAAAGAGAAACCAAAATCAAGATATATCATTGTCGATTGCGTCAGCATTAACAATATCGATGCAAGTGGTGTGGAAACACTGCGCAATCTGTATCAACGCCTCGATGAAGCCGGTATAGAATTATGGTTTACTCGTCTGCGCCAACCGGTTCTGCGTGCCCTTGAAAACGGGGGATTGGTCGAGTTACTGGGTCAACACCACTTCCATAAAAACAACGAAGTAGCTTTGAATCTATTAAGCGAATACCTTGGGGCAAAGCATATGAACACATGTCCCCTTGCCCAAAAGACATAG